The Microbacterium limosum genome contains a region encoding:
- a CDS encoding ABC transporter substrate-binding protein, with amino-acid sequence MANMRRGRILVSASALAVGGLVLAGCTGGPGASDGGGDGGGGDNVVTIYGTIVDTEAELLNESWAEWEEENGIDIEYEASQEFEAQIAVRAQGGTPPDLAIFPQPGLLADMADRGYLVPAPEAVADNVAEYWSEDWAAYGTVDGTLYGAPLMASVKGWIWYSPSTFAENGWEVPTTWQGLLDLTAQIQQSTGAPPWCAGFGSDAATGWPGTDWIEDVVLRQSGTDVYDQWVANEVPFTDPQIASAFDEVGKILLDPNYVNAGFGDVQSIGTTPFGDPASALVSGDCLLHHQASFYDGFITDAGGTVAEDGDIWAFLTPPFEEGAEGAVVTGGGEIVGAFDDREAVQMVQEYLSSPEWANSRVSLGGVISANNGLDPENASSEILSAAIAILQDPETTFRFDASDLMPGAVGSGTFWAGMRDWVGGTPTATVLEQIEAGWPSS; translated from the coding sequence GTCCGACGGCGGCGGTGACGGCGGGGGAGGCGACAACGTCGTGACGATCTACGGCACGATCGTCGACACCGAGGCCGAGCTGCTCAACGAATCGTGGGCGGAGTGGGAGGAGGAGAACGGAATCGACATCGAGTACGAGGCCTCCCAGGAGTTCGAGGCCCAGATCGCGGTCCGCGCGCAGGGCGGCACCCCGCCCGACCTCGCGATCTTCCCCCAGCCGGGCCTCCTCGCCGACATGGCAGACCGCGGCTATCTCGTTCCCGCGCCCGAGGCGGTGGCCGACAACGTCGCGGAGTACTGGTCGGAGGACTGGGCGGCGTACGGCACGGTGGACGGCACCCTGTACGGAGCGCCGCTGATGGCGAGCGTCAAGGGATGGATCTGGTACTCGCCGTCGACCTTCGCCGAGAACGGCTGGGAGGTGCCGACGACCTGGCAGGGGCTGCTCGATCTCACCGCGCAGATCCAGCAGAGCACGGGGGCGCCGCCGTGGTGCGCCGGCTTCGGCTCGGACGCGGCGACCGGCTGGCCCGGCACCGACTGGATCGAGGACGTCGTCCTGCGCCAGTCCGGCACGGACGTCTACGACCAGTGGGTCGCGAACGAGGTTCCGTTCACCGACCCGCAGATCGCATCGGCGTTCGACGAGGTCGGTAAGATCCTGCTCGACCCGAACTACGTCAACGCCGGGTTCGGCGACGTCCAGTCGATCGGCACGACGCCCTTCGGCGACCCGGCCTCGGCGCTGGTGTCGGGCGACTGCCTCCTGCACCACCAGGCCTCGTTCTACGACGGCTTCATCACGGATGCCGGGGGCACCGTGGCCGAGGACGGCGACATCTGGGCCTTCCTGACCCCGCCCTTCGAGGAGGGTGCCGAGGGTGCTGTGGTCACCGGCGGTGGCGAGATCGTCGGTGCGTTCGACGACCGCGAGGCCGTCCAGATGGTGCAGGAGTACCTGTCCAGCCCCGAGTGGGCGAACAGCCGTGTGAGCCTCGGCGGCGTCATCTCGGCCAACAACGGACTCGACCCCGAGAACGCCTCGAGCGAGATCCTCTCGGCGGCCATCGCGATCCTTCAGGATCCCGAGACGACGTTCCGCTTCGACGCGTCCGACCTGATGCCCGGCGCCGTCGGCTCGGGAACGTTCTGGGCGGGCATGCGCGACTGGGTGGGCGGCACGCCCACAGCCACGGTGCTCGAGCAGATCGAGGCGGGCTGGCCTTCCAGCTGA